The Syntrophorhabdaceae bacterium genome has a segment encoding these proteins:
- a CDS encoding YHS domain-containing protein, whose translation MAEGAEIVKCPVCHTEIEVGSQVAKLYGAVRAAPRATSTHGGKEYFFCCKACKKDFDKEPEKYIKK comes from the coding sequence ATGGCTGAAGGAGCTGAAATTGTCAAATGCCCTGTTTGTCACACAGAGATCGAGGTCGGTTCCCAGGTCGCCAAACTCTACGGCGCAGTGAGGGCGGCACCCCGGGCAACCAGCACTCACGGCGGCAAAGAATATTTCTTCTGCTGTAAGGCATGCAAAAAGGACTTCGACAAAGAACCTGAAAAATACATCAAGAAATAG
- the dsrA gene encoding dissimilatory-type sulfite reductase subunit alpha — MADETPLLDELEKGPWPSYVKEIKRAAKKNKASKDLLGIQELSYKDRVTHWKHGGIVGVTGYGSGVIGRYCDAPEKFPDAAAFHTLRVNHPAGWFYSTKALRKLCDIWEKYGSGMTNFHGSTGDIILLGTTTENLQPCFDTLTENGFDLGGSGSALRTIAGCVGKARCEWSNIDTLDLVRNLTTEFQDEIHRPRWPYKFKIKASGCPNDCVAAIARADFTVIGTWKDTLRIDQAAVKNYADNGFDVKGLVVDKCPTDALEWDEKTKELKLIADDCVRCMHCINKMTKAIRPGVDTGATILIGGKAPIIKGAYLSWVLIPFMKIEPPYDEMKELLRKIWDWWDENGRTRERLAELIERKGLKTFLREMGIPPVPQMVYKPRANPYVFF; from the coding sequence ATGGCAGATGAAACCCCTCTGCTTGACGAGCTCGAAAAGGGGCCATGGCCGAGCTACGTAAAGGAGATCAAACGCGCAGCGAAGAAAAACAAGGCTTCAAAAGATCTGCTCGGGATACAGGAACTGTCCTACAAAGACAGGGTAACCCACTGGAAGCATGGCGGGATTGTCGGTGTTACCGGTTATGGAAGCGGCGTCATCGGAAGATACTGCGATGCCCCTGAAAAGTTCCCTGACGCAGCGGCCTTCCATACATTGCGTGTCAACCATCCTGCGGGCTGGTTTTACTCCACCAAGGCATTAAGAAAGCTCTGCGACATCTGGGAGAAGTACGGCAGCGGTATGACAAACTTTCACGGTTCCACGGGAGATATTATCCTTCTTGGCACTACAACAGAAAATCTGCAACCCTGCTTTGATACGTTGACCGAAAATGGATTTGACCTGGGCGGTTCCGGTTCAGCGCTCCGTACGATCGCCGGATGTGTCGGGAAGGCCCGCTGTGAGTGGTCGAATATAGATACCCTCGACCTTGTCCGTAATCTTACAACGGAATTCCAGGACGAGATCCACAGACCGCGCTGGCCTTACAAATTCAAGATCAAGGCGTCGGGATGCCCCAACGACTGTGTCGCCGCGATCGCGAGGGCAGATTTCACGGTCATCGGCACATGGAAAGACACTCTCCGTATTGATCAGGCGGCTGTAAAGAATTACGCGGACAACGGGTTTGACGTCAAGGGACTGGTTGTTGACAAATGTCCGACCGATGCCCTTGAGTGGGACGAAAAAACAAAAGAACTTAAACTGATAGCGGACGATTGTGTCAGGTGTATGCACTGCATCAACAAGATGACAAAGGCGATCAGGCCGGGTGTCGATACCGGGGCCACGATCCTCATCGGCGGCAAAGCGCCCATCATAAAAGGAGCATATCTTTCCTGGGTGCTTATTCCATTCATGAAGATCGAGCCACCCTATGATGAGATGAAAGAACTTCTCCGCAAGATATGGGACTGGTGGGACGAAAATGGCAGGACAAGGGAAAGGCTTGCTGAACTTATCGAACGAAAAGGGTTAAAGACGTTTCTCCGTGAAATGGGAATCCCGCCGGTCCCGCAGATGGTTTACAAACCAAGGGCAAACCCGTATGTATTTTTCTAA
- a CDS encoding DUF134 domain-containing protein produces MPRPTCRRNIGFLPHVTYFKPAGVRMGELSEVILQHDELEAIRLKDHLGIPQEEAAKQMNVSQPTFHRLILLAHEKMADAVVNGKALRIEGGNVNIDDSQIPPCGWRHMCGHGWQGKSVSQKGNILLTEQGGTMKIAITSVDGTLEGMVDERFGRSRKLIIYDKENKNHTVIDNAVNMGAAQGAGIQSAQNVVNSGAKVVVSGHLGPNAFRVLQAAGVDVYVASNMTVAQAIQAYEQGKLAKLTGPDVNGHW; encoded by the coding sequence ATGCCAAGACCAACATGCCGTCGTAATATAGGATTTCTTCCTCACGTAACATATTTCAAACCAGCCGGGGTAAGGATGGGGGAATTGTCTGAGGTCATCCTTCAGCATGACGAACTGGAGGCTATCAGGTTGAAAGACCATCTTGGGATACCGCAGGAAGAGGCGGCAAAACAGATGAATGTATCACAGCCTACTTTTCACCGTCTTATACTATTAGCTCATGAAAAGATGGCAGACGCCGTTGTGAACGGAAAGGCGCTCAGGATCGAAGGGGGCAATGTAAACATTGATGATTCGCAGATACCGCCCTGTGGCTGGCGCCACATGTGCGGGCATGGATGGCAAGGAAAGTCTGTGTCTCAAAAAGGTAATATATTGCTCACGGAACAAGGAGGAACGATGAAGATAGCGATAACAAGCGTTGATGGAACCTTGGAAGGAATGGTGGATGAGCGTTTCGGCAGAAGCCGGAAACTTATCATCTATGACAAGGAGAATAAAAACCATACTGTAATTGATAACGCGGTGAATATGGGTGCGGCACAGGGCGCGGGGATTCAGAGCGCGCAGAACGTAGTAAATTCTGGCGCGAAGGTGGTTGTCAGCGGTCATCTTGGGCCGAATGCCTTCCGTGTGCTCCAGGCAGCCGGCGTTGATGTCTATGTCGCATCCAATATGACTGTAGCTCAGGCGATTCAGGCATACGAGCAGGGAAAACTTGCTAAATTGACCGGGCCCGATGTAAACGGACACTGGTGA
- a CDS encoding (Fe-S)-binding protein: MKIEDISKKTDQLVRIKPGDLAPLPYPYDDPANDPAMKELTQDQKDRYEASLDGILAIGIPKPVSKEEEEKLVRQFLSGLEKLLSRENNWTFLQPLLHSLDYCVKCQICNDSCPAYIASGKQEIYRPTYRPEILRRIINKYLKKRGGLLGRLTNSDIDLNWTLIARLAELAYRCTLCRKCAQVCPLGVDNGLISHEIRKLFSQEMGIAPRELHEMGTVQQLKVGSSTGITPKALGNIIEFMEEEIEEKTGKKITIPVDKEGADILLLHNAGEFLAWPENTEAFAILFDAAGISWTLSSETVGYDAVNYGVWYDDVQLARVAIRQATIAKQLKVKKINVGECGHAHKAMIVVADRVLTGELNIPRESA, translated from the coding sequence ATGAAAATAGAGGATATAAGCAAGAAAACCGACCAGCTTGTCAGGATAAAGCCTGGGGATCTCGCGCCGCTCCCTTACCCATATGATGATCCTGCCAATGATCCTGCCATGAAAGAGCTCACTCAGGACCAGAAAGACCGCTATGAGGCATCGCTTGACGGGATCCTTGCCATAGGCATTCCAAAACCGGTGAGCAAGGAAGAGGAGGAAAAACTTGTAAGGCAGTTTCTCTCCGGACTGGAAAAACTTCTCTCACGGGAAAACAACTGGACATTCCTCCAGCCGCTATTGCATTCTCTTGATTATTGCGTGAAATGTCAGATATGTAACGACTCCTGCCCTGCATACATTGCAAGCGGAAAGCAGGAGATCTACCGCCCCACGTACCGCCCTGAGATACTCCGGAGGATCATCAACAAATACCTGAAAAAAAGAGGGGGCTTGCTGGGGAGACTGACAAACAGCGATATAGATCTGAACTGGACCCTCATTGCCCGCCTGGCAGAGCTCGCTTACCGCTGCACGCTCTGCAGAAAATGTGCCCAGGTGTGTCCACTTGGCGTCGATAACGGGCTTATCAGTCATGAGATCAGGAAACTCTTCAGCCAGGAGATGGGGATTGCCCCCAGGGAGCTCCACGAAATGGGCACAGTGCAGCAGTTAAAGGTTGGCTCATCTACCGGTATCACACCAAAGGCCCTGGGAAACATCATCGAATTTATGGAAGAGGAGATCGAGGAAAAGACAGGCAAGAAGATCACAATACCGGTGGACAAGGAGGGGGCGGACATACTCCTTCTCCATAATGCAGGCGAATTCCTCGCCTGGCCGGAAAATACCGAAGCCTTTGCCATCCTCTTCGACGCGGCAGGGATAAGCTGGACGCTTTCGAGCGAGACCGTTGGGTACGATGCTGTAAATTATGGGGTCTGGTATGATGATGTCCAGCTTGCAAGGGTTGCCATTAGACAAGCCACGATAGCAAAACAACTGAAGGTAAAAAAGATCAATGTCGGGGAATGCGGTCATGCACACAAGGCAATGATTGTTGTCGCTGACAGGGTTTTGACAGGGGAACTCAATATCCCGAGAGAAAGCGC
- a CDS encoding ATP-binding protein yields the protein MSEVQYIYDKGLKAMEDMNIAFASGKGGTGKTTIAVNLAYFLACSKQKVQYLDCDVEEPNGHIFLKPTIDKSTPAKVMVPVIDQDKCTSCGECSSHCQFNALVTLPGNVLLFPELCHGCGLCVYICPEKAIRDGDRGIGLIEKGIATQDIDFIHGILNVGEPMAGPLIQEVKHHYKEHHVRIIDAPPGTSCPVVKTISDADVVVMVTEPTPFGLHDLKIAVSVAKNMEKPIGIVINRQNGEFPPLETYLLKNDLPVIMVLPEDREIARHYSMGDILLQALPLYIDRFMELAVNIGRLLGKTKTQVAR from the coding sequence GTGTCCGAAGTGCAATACATCTATGACAAGGGCTTAAAGGCGATGGAAGATATGAACATAGCCTTTGCAAGCGGCAAAGGAGGAACGGGGAAGACCACGATAGCGGTAAATCTGGCCTATTTTCTCGCCTGTTCCAAACAAAAGGTGCAGTACCTTGACTGTGACGTGGAGGAACCGAACGGGCACATATTCCTGAAGCCAACAATTGATAAAAGCACCCCGGCAAAGGTCATGGTGCCGGTCATTGACCAGGATAAATGCACCTCCTGCGGAGAGTGCAGCTCTCACTGTCAATTCAATGCCCTTGTTACGCTCCCGGGGAACGTACTCCTTTTTCCTGAACTCTGTCACGGATGCGGTCTATGTGTATATATATGCCCGGAGAAAGCAATCAGGGACGGTGATCGGGGAATAGGGTTGATCGAGAAGGGAATAGCAACGCAGGACATCGATTTTATACATGGGATCCTCAATGTGGGCGAGCCGATGGCGGGTCCCCTCATACAGGAGGTAAAACACCACTACAAAGAACACCATGTCCGGATCATCGACGCACCGCCGGGGACATCATGCCCGGTGGTGAAGACAATCTCCGATGCTGATGTTGTGGTAATGGTAACGGAACCAACCCCTTTTGGCCTCCATGACCTGAAGATCGCGGTCTCGGTGGCAAAAAACATGGAAAAACCGATCGGGATTGTGATCAACCGGCAAAATGGTGAATTCCCTCCTCTTGAGACATATCTGTTAAAAAACGATCTGCCTGTAATCATGGTGCTGCCTGAAGACAGGGAGATTGCGCGCCATTACTCCATGGGGGACATCTTATTACAGGCCCTTCCTCTCTATATAGACCGGTTTATGGAACTTGCCGTCAATATCGGCAGGTTATTGGGGAAGACAAAAACGCAGGTGGCAAGATGA
- a CDS encoding TusE/DsrC/DsvC family sulfur relay protein — protein sequence MAKVTLGGIEIEIDEDGFIQEPDKWNKEVAEDLAKVEQAYPMGEDHWKLVNYLRDYYLKYEIAPPIRMLVKQTGLDLKTIYQLFPGGPAKGACKIAGLPKPTGCV from the coding sequence ATGGCAAAGGTAACTCTTGGCGGCATAGAGATCGAGATCGACGAGGACGGTTTTATTCAGGAACCGGATAAGTGGAACAAGGAGGTCGCGGAAGACCTGGCAAAGGTGGAACAGGCATATCCCATGGGCGAAGATCACTGGAAGCTCGTCAATTACCTGAGAGACTATTACCTTAAATACGAAATAGCGCCACCCATACGGATGCTCGTCAAGCAGACCGGGTTAGATCTGAAGACAATCTACCAGTTATTCCCCGGTGGACCTGCAAAGGGCGCCTGCAAGATAGCGGGCCTCCCGAAACCTACGGGATGCGTTTGA
- a CDS encoding tetratricopeptide repeat protein, which produces MKKVLHNSNPAPVWVAIAILCLFLVSCASLKNWQAEGEFDQGTALFNQGKYQEAIQYFQKATDTDPGYYQAYLYLGRCYLNLRQYMNAVQPLRTAYRLAPDEFKKDVFDVLLDALFGAAISAVNQGDADEAISYFKEVLTLDPQFDKAKDELVRLYITGAGNLLKKGNIDDAVRTYSEVLKIAPDNVTAYLGLITAFIKSGDISRAIEAAEKANIMDPDSKEILRILKELIGK; this is translated from the coding sequence ATGAAAAAGGTTTTACATAATTCCAACCCTGCGCCTGTATGGGTAGCCATCGCAATCCTCTGCCTCTTCCTTGTATCATGCGCGAGCCTTAAAAACTGGCAGGCCGAAGGGGAGTTCGACCAGGGAACAGCGCTCTTTAATCAGGGAAAATATCAGGAAGCAATTCAATATTTCCAGAAGGCAACGGATACTGATCCTGGTTATTACCAGGCATATCTTTATCTCGGCAGGTGTTATCTTAACCTCAGACAATATATGAATGCGGTCCAGCCCTTGAGAACTGCCTACCGTCTCGCCCCTGATGAATTCAAAAAAGATGTCTTTGATGTCCTCCTTGATGCCCTCTTTGGGGCGGCAATTTCAGCGGTGAACCAAGGCGATGCTGACGAGGCGATCAGCTATTTTAAAGAAGTGCTGACGCTTGACCCGCAATTCGACAAAGCAAAGGATGAGCTTGTCCGATTATATATTACCGGCGCGGGGAATCTTCTGAAAAAGGGAAATATCGATGATGCGGTCAGGACATACTCTGAGGTATTGAAGATCGCTCCTGACAATGTAACCGCTTATCTCGGACTTATAACCGCCTTTATTAAAAGCGGTGATATCTCAAGGGCCATAGAGGCCGCGGAAAAGGCAAATATCATGGATCCGGACAGCAAAGAGATCCTTCGCATCCTGAAGGAGCTGATAGGAAAGTAA
- a CDS encoding DUF5320 domain-containing protein: protein MPRGDGTGPVGQGPMTGRGTGYCAGYSAPGYMNPVWGGGFCRPRIGRGRGRGFTWRNWFYATGLPFWARVNQPEGWYQAAGAAPVYPPTMSKEAEVELLKSEAAELETTLTQIKERLAKLYEEK, encoded by the coding sequence ATGCCAAGAGGAGATGGAACAGGACCAGTGGGACAGGGCCCAATGACGGGAAGAGGAACCGGTTATTGCGCGGGCTATAGCGCTCCCGGTTATATGAACCCGGTGTGGGGAGGAGGATTTTGCAGACCCAGGATAGGTCGGGGCAGAGGAAGAGGTTTCACCTGGCGGAACTGGTTTTATGCCACCGGTTTACCATTCTGGGCCAGGGTGAACCAACCCGAGGGGTGGTACCAGGCGGCGGGTGCGGCACCAGTGTATCCTCCGACCATGAGCAAGGAGGCAGAGGTTGAGTTGCTGAAATCAGAAGCAGCAGAACTTGAAACAACGCTGACGCAGATAAAGGAACGGCTGGCAAAGCTCTACGAAGAAAAGTAA
- the cobB gene encoding hydrogenobyrinic acid a,c-diamide synthase (glutamine-hydrolyzing) has protein sequence MVEDRIPPRIMIAAPAGRSGKTTVSIGLCSLFRAMGLKVQPFKKGPDYIDPSWLTAASGNNCRNLDAFMMGEKRLLRSFETISPCSDIAIIEGNMGLYDGIDRNGKGSSAHLSRLLKTPVILVVNTARMSRSIAALVRGYQDFEPDTEIRGVILNNVSGERHASKLTDAIERYCRIPVLGTIPKNAYLNISERHLGLVPFRENESGNTIIKRISDITARYLDLDGILSVARSAREYPVKQKRAAKVKKPQARIGVVYDRVFNFYYPENLEALRTSGAELVMIDSLHDKTLPDIDGLYIGGGFPELHLQGLSANRDLMRSIALAIEDNLPVYAECAGLMYLCSGIRLNGKVHEMAGVIPSEVVLSKRPQGHGYVHAEVTGHNPFFADGTLIRGHEFHYSQLTDPAGLNLVLNITRGRGVNGSMDGIIYKNLFASYLHIHALGSPAWADNFVAFASGEHAREPYLYHSQRKEADNG, from the coding sequence ATGGTTGAAGACAGAATACCGCCGCGGATCATGATCGCCGCGCCGGCCGGACGGTCCGGAAAGACCACAGTCTCCATCGGACTGTGCAGCCTCTTCAGGGCCATGGGCCTCAAGGTGCAGCCCTTTAAGAAAGGACCCGACTACATAGACCCGTCATGGCTTACCGCTGCATCGGGCAACAACTGCCGCAACCTTGACGCATTTATGATGGGCGAAAAGAGATTGCTCAGGAGCTTCGAAACTATTTCGCCCTGTTCTGACATCGCCATCATCGAAGGAAATATGGGATTGTATGACGGCATTGATAGAAACGGCAAGGGAAGCTCCGCGCACCTCTCAAGACTGCTCAAGACCCCTGTGATACTCGTTGTCAATACCGCCAGGATGAGCAGGAGTATCGCTGCCCTTGTCAGGGGGTATCAGGATTTCGAACCCGACACGGAGATACGGGGCGTGATCCTCAACAACGTCTCAGGCGAGAGACACGCGTCGAAGCTGACCGATGCTATTGAACGGTACTGCAGGATACCTGTCCTCGGAACGATACCAAAAAATGCCTACCTGAATATCAGCGAGAGGCACCTCGGTCTTGTTCCATTCAGAGAAAACGAATCCGGAAACACTATCATAAAGCGAATCTCAGACATCACCGCGCGATACCTTGACCTTGACGGAATCCTCTCTGTCGCCCGCAGCGCGCGAGAATATCCGGTAAAACAGAAGAGGGCGGCTAAGGTCAAAAAACCTCAGGCCCGCATAGGCGTTGTATATGATCGTGTCTTCAATTTTTACTATCCTGAAAATCTCGAAGCACTCCGGACCTCAGGCGCGGAATTAGTAATGATCGATTCTCTTCATGACAAAACATTACCCGACATCGATGGTCTCTATATCGGCGGGGGGTTCCCTGAACTCCACCTCCAGGGATTGTCGGCCAACAGGGACCTGATGCGCTCTATAGCGCTGGCGATAGAGGATAACCTCCCGGTCTATGCGGAATGCGCAGGTCTCATGTACCTTTGCAGCGGAATCCGCTTAAACGGTAAGGTCCATGAAATGGCAGGCGTTATCCCTTCAGAGGTGGTCCTCTCAAAGAGACCTCAGGGGCATGGTTACGTTCACGCGGAGGTTACAGGTCACAACCCGTTTTTTGCTGACGGAACATTGATCAGGGGGCACGAATTCCACTATTCGCAACTCACAGATCCGGCAGGTCTTAACCTTGTTTTAAACATCACGAGAGGGCGCGGGGTGAACGGTTCCATGGACGGGATTATATATAAGAATCTCTTCGCCTCGTACCTCCATATCCACGCGCTCGGTTCACCCGCATGGGCTGACAATTTCGTAGCCTTTGCTTCAGGGGAACACGCACGTGAGCCCTATCTTTATCATTCACAACGAAAGGAGGCGGATAATGGCTGA
- a CDS encoding iron-sulfur cluster carrier protein MrpORP, with translation MSNEKLTDEIELQKKLDRIRHTFIILSGKGGVGKSTVAVNLALSLSLKGLRTGILDVDIHGPSVPKLLGLAGKKVGVHNEEIVPIEVFGQIKVVSMGLLLEGNEQAVIWRGPMKANVIREFLQHVAWGDLDCLVVDCPPGTGDEPLSVAQLLGARSSAIIVTTPQQIATIDVEKCITFCRQVGLPVTGIVENMSGFVCPHCGKEVNIFSSGGGEKLAKDYGIPFLGSIPLDPDIVKSGDEEKPYMYFYAKTKTAQRFDEIVDKIALFGKNDEAVLNNKPEQDSPLAFSSLTGKESEACSAAKEAASMKFAVPTNQGKLCAHFGHCEAFALIDIDGEGRIVNETYVTPPPHEPGLLPPWLSQQGVNCIIAGGMGSRAQQLFAQQGVRVVTGTQGEHPREVVEQYLKGTLETGANTCDH, from the coding sequence ATGAGTAATGAAAAGTTGACTGATGAGATTGAGCTGCAAAAGAAGCTTGACAGGATCCGGCATACGTTTATCATCCTTTCAGGTAAGGGCGGTGTGGGGAAAAGTACAGTGGCAGTTAATCTTGCGTTGAGCCTTTCTCTGAAGGGACTGAGAACAGGAATACTGGACGTGGACATTCACGGTCCGAGCGTACCGAAACTGCTCGGCCTTGCCGGGAAAAAGGTTGGCGTGCATAACGAAGAGATCGTTCCGATTGAAGTATTCGGTCAGATCAAGGTCGTCTCTATGGGATTATTGCTTGAAGGGAACGAGCAAGCCGTCATATGGAGGGGGCCGATGAAGGCGAACGTGATACGGGAGTTTCTCCAGCATGTTGCCTGGGGTGATCTGGATTGCCTTGTGGTCGATTGCCCACCGGGAACCGGCGACGAACCGCTTTCCGTTGCCCAGCTTCTGGGTGCAAGAAGCAGCGCGATCATCGTAACGACACCCCAGCAGATCGCAACGATTGACGTGGAAAAATGCATCACCTTTTGCAGACAAGTGGGTCTTCCTGTTACAGGGATCGTTGAAAACATGAGCGGATTCGTCTGCCCACACTGCGGAAAGGAAGTAAACATATTCTCTTCCGGCGGCGGCGAGAAATTGGCGAAAGATTATGGAATACCGTTTTTGGGCAGTATTCCCCTTGATCCCGATATCGTGAAGAGCGGTGATGAAGAAAAGCCCTATATGTATTTCTATGCAAAGACAAAGACCGCGCAAAGGTTCGATGAGATCGTTGACAAGATAGCATTGTTCGGCAAAAACGACGAAGCCGTTTTAAACAATAAACCTGAACAGGATTCACCTCTTGCCTTTTCTTCACTGACCGGCAAGGAGAGTGAAGCGTGTTCTGCGGCTAAGGAGGCAGCTTCCATGAAATTTGCAGTACCCACAAATCAAGGCAAATTATGTGCCCACTTCGGTCACTGTGAAGCATTTGCGCTCATTGATATAGATGGAGAAGGCAGGATCGTAAACGAAACCTATGTTACCCCGCCGCCACACGAACCGGGATTGCTGCCCCCATGGCTTTCGCAGCAGGGTGTCAACTGTATCATAGCCGGAGGCATGGGCAGCCGTGCCCAGCAGCTTTTTGCCCAGCAGGGTGTCAGGGTAGTTACCGGCACGCAGGGTGAACATCCCAGGGAGGTAGTAGAACAGTATCTCAAGGGAACATTGGAAACAGGCGCAAATACGTGCGATCATTAA
- a CDS encoding ATP-binding protein — protein sequence MTHIKEMVVVSGKGGTGKTSITGALSFLLQDKVIADCDVDAANLHMILNLDEVLLTKEFFGGKKARIVPERCTHCGKCRDVCLYDAISEDFVIDLVSCEGCGACHFLCPAEAVDFDERLAGYCYICSTEDNGRFVFAEMLPGEENSGKLVAMVRNEAREEAKKMGHELILIDGPPGIGCPVISSLTGTHLAVIVTEPTPAGAHDLKRIVELTNHFQIKTAVVVNKSDINASYVEATRQLCKDNGLVYLGEIPYEPKITEAQKEAKTILDFAPQCVASGAIREIHTKLQSILEEL from the coding sequence ATGACACATATAAAAGAGATGGTCGTTGTCAGCGGCAAAGGGGGAACAGGAAAAACATCTATCACGGGGGCCCTTTCTTTTCTGTTACAGGATAAAGTAATAGCAGATTGCGACGTGGATGCCGCGAACCTCCATATGATCCTGAACCTCGATGAGGTATTGCTCACAAAGGAGTTTTTCGGAGGGAAAAAGGCAAGGATAGTGCCGGAGCGTTGCACACATTGCGGCAAATGCAGGGATGTCTGTCTTTATGACGCAATATCCGAGGATTTTGTGATCGACCTTGTTTCCTGTGAAGGATGCGGGGCCTGTCATTTCTTGTGCCCGGCAGAAGCAGTGGATTTCGATGAGAGGCTTGCCGGGTATTGCTATATATGCAGCACTGAGGATAACGGCCGGTTTGTTTTTGCCGAAATGCTCCCGGGAGAAGAAAACTCAGGGAAACTTGTCGCTATGGTCAGGAATGAGGCCCGAGAAGAGGCGAAAAAGATGGGCCATGAGTTGATCCTTATCGATGGTCCGCCGGGGATAGGTTGTCCCGTCATCTCTTCTCTCACGGGGACGCATCTGGCGGTGATAGTGACAGAGCCGACCCCGGCAGGGGCGCACGATCTGAAGCGCATCGTGGAATTAACGAATCATTTCCAGATCAAGACGGCTGTTGTGGTAAACAAAAGCGACATTAACGCCTCGTATGTTGAGGCAACACGGCAGCTCTGCAAGGACAATGGCCTTGTCTATCTTGGTGAGATACCCTATGAACCGAAGATCACGGAGGCACAAAAAGAAGCGAAAACCATCCTTGATTTTGCCCCACAGTGTGTTGCAAGCGGGGCAATAAGGGAAATCCATACAAAATTACAATCAATTCTGGAGGAATTATGA
- the dsrB gene encoding dissimilatory-type sulfite reductase subunit beta, which produces MGRTDIGPPDYQEMLPDIIKKNYGKWKYHENPRPGVLKHVSESGDEAYTVRVGSPRLVSIDFVRDLCDIADKYCDGHLRFTSRFNVEFITDSKVRADGIIEEVNKLGLPVGGTGNSISNIVHTQGWIHCHSAATDASGLVKSVMDELYDHFTSMKLPAYIRIAVACCINMCGAIHCSDLAIVGVHRRPPKVDNEKVLAQCEIPTTIQSCPTGAIRRHPDPNVKSVIVREDLCMYCANCFTVCPAMPLADPVGDGVAIYVGGKVSNARKPPMFSRMVVPFLPNTPPRWPEVVDVIKKIVEVYAGSARKYERMGEWVERIGWEKFFKLTGIPFTEQHIDDFTHAVETYRTTTQFKW; this is translated from the coding sequence ATGGGAAGAACCGACATAGGACCGCCTGATTACCAGGAGATGCTCCCGGATATCATAAAGAAAAATTACGGCAAGTGGAAATATCATGAAAACCCCCGCCCCGGTGTCCTCAAGCATGTCTCTGAGAGCGGCGATGAGGCATACACGGTGCGTGTAGGGTCACCAAGGCTTGTCAGTATCGACTTTGTAAGGGACCTGTGTGATATAGCTGACAAATATTGTGATGGTCACCTCCGCTTCACGAGCAGGTTTAATGTCGAATTCATCACTGACAGCAAGGTAAGAGCTGACGGGATCATTGAGGAGGTAAACAAGCTCGGACTTCCCGTAGGGGGGACGGGCAACAGTATCTCTAATATCGTCCATACGCAGGGCTGGATCCACTGTCACAGCGCGGCAACTGATGCCTCCGGTCTCGTAAAGTCCGTTATGGACGAACTCTATGACCACTTCACAAGCATGAAGCTGCCGGCATATATAAGGATCGCCGTTGCCTGCTGCATTAATATGTGCGGCGCCATCCATTGCTCTGACCTCGCAATCGTCGGTGTCCACAGAAGACCTCCGAAGGTAGACAACGAAAAGGTCCTCGCGCAGTGCGAGATCCCTACGACGATCCAATCCTGTCCCACGGGGGCCATCAGACGTCATCCGGACCCGAACGTGAAGAGCGTCATTGTCAGGGAAGACCTCTGCATGTACTGCGCAAACTGCTTCACGGTCTGTCCCGCGATGCCCCTTGCAGATCCCGTTGGTGATGGCGTTGCGATCTACGTCGGCGGCAAGGTCTCCAATGCCCGGAAGCCACCGATGTTCTCAAGGATGGTTGTCCCCTTCCTGCCCAACACGCCGCCCCGCTGGCCGGAGGTCGTCGATGTGATCAAGAAGATCGTTGAGGTCTACGCCGGCAGCGCAAGGAAATATGAGAGGATGGGCGAATGGGTCGAACGGATCGGCTGGGAGAAATTTTTCAAGCTCACAGGGATACCGTTTACCGAACAGCACATAGACGACTTTACCCATGCGGTTGAGACCTACAGGACAACCACTCAGTTCAAATGGTAG